The following coding sequences lie in one Populus nigra chromosome 15, ddPopNigr1.1, whole genome shotgun sequence genomic window:
- the LOC133674089 gene encoding uncharacterized protein LOC133674089, with protein MGAGRQVSISLDGVRDKNVMQLTKLNIALFPVRYNEKYYADALASGDFTKLAYYSDICVGAIACRLEKKEGGAVRVYIMTLGVLAPYRRLGIGTKLLNHVLDLCSKQNISEIYLHVQTNNEDALNFYKKSGFEITDTIQNYYTNITPPDCYLLTKLITQTKK; from the exons ATGGGGGCAGGGCGTCAAGTATCAATATCCCTAGATGGAGTGAGAGACAAGAACGTGATGCAGCTTACGAAGCTAAACATTGCTCTCTTTCCTGTTcgttataatgaaaaatattacgCTGATGCCCTTGCTTCTGGCGATTTCACCAAGCTAG CATATTACAGTGACATCTGTGTTGGTGCAATTGCATGCCGACTGGAGAAGAAAGAAGGCGGAGCTGTCCGCGTTTACATCATGACATTAGGTGTTTTAGCACCATATCGTAGGCTAGGCATTG GTACAAAGCTGTTGAATCATGTTCTTGATCTCTGCTCAAAGCAAAATATTTCTGAGATTTACCTGCACGTACAGACAAACAATGAAGATGCCCTTAACTTTTACAAGAAATCTGGATTTGAAATCACGGACACCATCCAGAACTATTACACGAACATTACTCCGCCTGACTGCTATCTTCTTACAAAACTCATCACTCAAACAAAGAAATAA